One stretch of Paenibacillus sp. FSL R5-0341 DNA includes these proteins:
- a CDS encoding redoxin family protein produces MGKSRRTVQIVILLLILVLGGYAITTSVSGSNGKPKEGDKSPSFELLGLDGQVHTSDEYKGKAMVINFWGTWCEPCVKEMPALQAQADKWKDQGVQFVGINVGEDQMTVDNFVRQVGVTFPIMLDREKNSVRDFGISPMPTTFFVSDTGKISTIHIGQLDLDTLDAQISQLAKQP; encoded by the coding sequence ATGGGGAAATCAAGAAGAACGGTGCAAATCGTCATTTTGTTATTGATCCTGGTGTTGGGCGGATATGCGATTACCACATCGGTATCCGGCTCGAATGGCAAACCAAAGGAAGGGGACAAGTCTCCTTCTTTTGAACTGCTGGGCCTGGATGGTCAAGTTCATACGTCTGATGAGTACAAAGGAAAAGCGATGGTGATCAATTTCTGGGGCACGTGGTGTGAACCGTGTGTTAAAGAAATGCCTGCACTTCAGGCGCAAGCTGACAAATGGAAGGACCAAGGAGTACAATTTGTCGGGATTAATGTTGGGGAAGACCAGATGACGGTGGATAATTTTGTAAGGCAAGTTGGAGTTACGTTTCCAATCATGCTGGACCGGGAGAAAAACTCGGTTCGTGATTTCGGAATCTCTCCGATGCCAACGACATTCTTTGTATCCGACACGGGCAAAATCTCTACCATTCATATCGGGCAACTTGATTTGGACACACTTGACGCTCAAATTTCGCAACTGGCGAAGCAGCCCTGA
- a CDS encoding pseudouridine synthase codes for MERLQKIIAQAGIASRRKSEELILSGKVEVNGEVVTELGTKANPEEDMITVNGKPIRSEKKVYLMLNKPKGVITSASDPEGRKIVSDYLKGVKERVYPVGRLDYDTEGLLILTNDGEFAHLLTHPKHHVPKTYHATVKGVPHGTALEKLKTGIMLDDGMTAPAEVEYKDVDTAANESVISITIYEGRNRQVRRMFEAINHPVTRLKRISFGGILLQNLKRGLTRNLTKEEVNNLITLAQSEPAKKMKKR; via the coding sequence ATGGAAAGATTACAAAAAATTATCGCACAGGCAGGCATTGCATCCCGCCGCAAGAGCGAGGAACTGATCCTGTCCGGCAAAGTAGAAGTTAACGGGGAGGTCGTAACCGAACTGGGTACGAAAGCGAACCCCGAAGAGGATATGATTACGGTTAATGGAAAACCAATCCGCAGTGAGAAAAAAGTGTACTTGATGTTGAATAAGCCTAAAGGCGTTATCACAAGTGCATCTGACCCGGAAGGTCGGAAAATTGTATCCGACTACTTGAAAGGTGTCAAGGAACGTGTATACCCTGTGGGTCGTCTGGATTATGACACGGAGGGCTTATTGATCCTGACGAATGATGGTGAGTTTGCACACTTGTTGACACATCCGAAGCATCACGTACCCAAAACGTATCATGCAACGGTCAAAGGTGTACCGCATGGTACTGCTCTGGAGAAATTAAAGACAGGCATTATGCTGGATGACGGCATGACTGCTCCTGCAGAGGTAGAGTACAAAGATGTGGATACAGCGGCCAATGAGTCGGTGATCTCCATTACGATCTATGAAGGGCGTAACCGTCAGGTTAGACGTATGTTCGAGGCGATCAACCATCCGGTAACCCGACTGAAACGGATTTCGTTTGGTGGTATTTTGCTACAAAACCTGAAACGTGGTTTGACACGCAATCTGACCAAAGAGGAAGTCAACAACCTGATTACACTCGCACAATCAGAACCAGCCAAAAAAATGAAAAAAAGGTAA
- a CDS encoding serine protease, giving the protein MQKSWKRMLRVGMTGVLAIAMLAGSTGLAAAQAVQTIHFTGYFDKQLRAQMAVTADSFPVVNVRLVKQNEPDMVYYDVGTSILISKDEVLTNYHVVQSYAELSDGDEGTLTVASPGSLGQPVKAKIIKTDPVTDMALLKLDKEIDAKPVTFTNARDNQVVYTIGFPKNPAGDLVILDEDFPSTYNTIAKSRVFSSQASDVPGKKGIGSIVKSMAQGNSGGPVLDQNNRVIGMMTFVYGGRTYYITSKTLQSFIKDSTTPAKKQVAVAGKVSN; this is encoded by the coding sequence ATGCAGAAGAGTTGGAAACGAATGCTCCGTGTCGGAATGACAGGCGTGCTTGCCATTGCAATGCTCGCAGGGTCAACGGGGCTGGCGGCGGCTCAAGCCGTTCAGACGATACATTTTACAGGATACTTCGACAAACAGCTGCGTGCACAAATGGCGGTCACAGCGGATTCTTTTCCAGTCGTGAATGTACGTTTGGTCAAGCAGAATGAACCCGATATGGTATATTATGATGTTGGTACCTCAATACTGATCTCCAAGGATGAAGTGCTCACGAATTACCATGTCGTTCAGAGTTATGCTGAACTGTCTGATGGTGATGAAGGCACACTGACTGTTGCAAGTCCGGGTTCGTTGGGTCAGCCTGTAAAGGCAAAGATCATTAAAACAGATCCGGTGACAGATATGGCATTGCTGAAGTTGGACAAGGAGATAGACGCCAAACCGGTTACGTTCACGAACGCAAGGGATAACCAGGTCGTCTACACCATTGGATTCCCCAAAAATCCTGCTGGTGATCTGGTCATTCTGGATGAAGATTTCCCTTCAACCTACAATACGATAGCAAAAAGCCGGGTGTTCAGTTCCCAGGCTTCGGATGTTCCAGGCAAGAAGGGAATCGGCAGTATTGTGAAATCCATGGCACAAGGTAATTCAGGTGGCCCTGTTCTGGATCAGAATAACCGGGTAATCGGCATGATGACGTTTGTGTATGGTGGACGAACCTATTATATTACTTCCAAAACATTGCAGTCTTTCATTAAAGATAGCACCACGCCTGCCAAAAAGCAGGTTGCGGTTGCCGGTAAAGTTTCCAATTGA
- a CDS encoding spore maturation protein, whose protein sequence is MLTFINWISVWAIPVIIAFVPLYAFTKKVPVYESFVDGAKDGFSTAISIIPHLVGMMVAISVFRASGALDFVISLLAPLVSWMGVPGEVLPLGILRPLTGTGSLAFTTDLIKTHGPDSMIGRMASTIQGSTDTTLYVLTVYFGAVGIRNGRYALKVGLFSDVVGFIAALAICLLVFG, encoded by the coding sequence TTGTTAACCTTCATCAACTGGATCTCTGTCTGGGCCATCCCGGTTATTATCGCGTTTGTTCCATTATATGCGTTTACCAAAAAGGTCCCGGTATACGAATCCTTTGTTGATGGGGCCAAAGATGGATTCTCTACTGCAATTAGCATAATCCCGCATCTCGTGGGCATGATGGTCGCAATCAGCGTCTTTCGTGCCTCGGGTGCACTGGATTTTGTGATTAGCCTGTTAGCTCCTCTTGTATCCTGGATGGGTGTACCGGGGGAAGTCTTGCCACTCGGGATTCTGCGTCCGTTGACCGGGACAGGCTCCCTTGCGTTTACAACCGATCTGATCAAAACCCATGGCCCTGATTCCATGATTGGACGCATGGCATCTACCATTCAGGGAAGTACAGATACCACGTTATACGTGCTGACCGTCTATTTTGGAGCTGTAGGCATACGGAACGGTCGGTATGCGCTCAAAGTAGGGTTGTTTTCCGATGTCGTTGGTTTTATTGCTGCGCTCGCCATTTGTTTGCTCGTTTTTGGTTAA
- a CDS encoding nucleoside recognition domain-containing protein: protein MINLIWLLMILIGFAFAAINGNIEVVTQAAFDGAATGVTVCFGLISVLVFWMGMMKMAEDAGLLARIAKLLGPVVGFLFPDVPKNHPAMGYILSNMSANLLGLGNAATPMGIKAMQQLQELNPDKQTASPAMCTLLALNTASITIIPTTLIAIRLNYHSANATEIVGTTLMATIIATLAAIIADRWYRNRALHKPPRIQKSGNPGMKG, encoded by the coding sequence ATGATCAATCTAATTTGGCTACTCATGATCTTAATCGGATTTGCTTTTGCGGCCATCAACGGCAATATCGAAGTGGTCACGCAAGCCGCTTTCGATGGAGCGGCAACGGGAGTCACGGTCTGTTTTGGACTGATCAGTGTGCTTGTGTTCTGGATGGGCATGATGAAAATGGCTGAAGATGCCGGTCTCCTAGCCCGGATCGCTAAGCTGCTGGGTCCGGTTGTTGGTTTTCTATTCCCCGATGTGCCCAAAAATCATCCGGCGATGGGTTATATTCTCTCCAATATGAGTGCCAATCTGCTAGGGTTAGGAAATGCGGCTACTCCGATGGGAATCAAAGCCATGCAACAACTGCAAGAGCTTAATCCGGACAAACAAACGGCTTCTCCTGCCATGTGCACCTTACTGGCTCTGAATACGGCGAGCATTACCATTATTCCAACAACGCTGATTGCGATCCGGTTAAACTATCATTCCGCAAATGCTACAGAGATTGTAGGAACAACACTAATGGCTACCATTATCGCTACACTTGCTGCCATAATCGCCGATCGCTGGTATCGAAACAGGGCATTACATAAACCGCCGCGCATACAGAAAAGTGGCAATCCCGGCATGAAAGGATGA
- a CDS encoding D-alanyl-D-alanine carboxypeptidase family protein: MRKITKIIACMLIPVFLLSSLGVTQAQATIQGPSTHAQSAALIDVTSGRILYSKDGDKELRIASLTKIMTAIVAIEHSKLDEKVKVSPSAFAKEGSSLYLKLGEEMTLENMLYGLMLRSGNDAASAIAEHVGGSEEGFVLLMNKKAEQIGLTHSHFMNPHGLDAEGHYSTANDLARLTAYALHNPVFKRIVATEDKSAPNPNESWEYSWHNKNKMLRMYEGADGVKTGYTKKAFRCLVSSATRNGQQLAAVTLNDGNDWNDHARMLDFGFEYFPLVEVAKQEQPVQNTDVVTGRGFWYPLAKSEQSSLTKKLILHQNRTQSETEGKGPSTDPSFGLAGRIDMQLDGKLVGSIPVYRKGSFIPPEPKTEEATMGGIGNVSSWAAAWRAVLSHLLSP, encoded by the coding sequence ATGCGAAAAATAACGAAAATCATTGCATGCATGCTTATCCCTGTCTTCTTGCTGTCTTCATTAGGGGTTACTCAAGCCCAGGCAACGATTCAAGGTCCATCTACGCATGCTCAAAGCGCTGCTCTCATTGATGTCACATCAGGCCGGATCTTATACAGCAAAGATGGGGATAAGGAACTGCGCATCGCCAGCCTGACCAAAATCATGACAGCGATCGTAGCGATCGAACACAGCAAGCTGGATGAGAAAGTGAAAGTGTCTCCCTCGGCTTTCGCCAAAGAAGGATCTTCTCTCTATCTCAAGTTAGGTGAAGAGATGACACTCGAGAACATGTTGTACGGGCTAATGCTCCGTTCAGGCAATGACGCGGCCTCTGCGATCGCAGAACATGTGGGGGGGTCGGAAGAAGGGTTTGTACTATTAATGAACAAAAAAGCCGAGCAAATTGGTCTGACCCATTCCCACTTTATGAACCCTCACGGACTTGATGCAGAAGGTCATTACTCAACAGCCAATGATTTGGCGAGATTAACTGCCTACGCGTTGCACAATCCGGTGTTTAAACGCATCGTAGCTACGGAAGACAAATCCGCACCGAATCCCAATGAAAGCTGGGAATACTCCTGGCACAACAAAAATAAAATGCTGCGGATGTATGAAGGTGCGGATGGCGTGAAAACCGGCTATACGAAAAAAGCATTCAGATGTTTGGTCAGCTCTGCTACACGTAATGGACAGCAGCTCGCTGCGGTAACGCTGAACGATGGAAACGATTGGAACGATCATGCTCGGATGCTTGATTTCGGGTTTGAATACTTTCCGTTGGTAGAGGTGGCCAAACAAGAACAGCCTGTGCAAAATACTGATGTCGTTACAGGCCGGGGATTTTGGTACCCACTGGCTAAGAGTGAGCAAAGCTCATTGACCAAGAAGTTGATTCTGCACCAGAATCGAACACAGTCAGAAACGGAAGGCAAGGGACCATCAACAGATCCTTCGTTCGGGTTGGCGGGTCGCATTGATATGCAGTTAGACGGCAAACTGGTGGGCTCGATTCCGGTATATCGCAAAGGTAGTTTTATTCCTCCTGAGCCGAAGACAGAAGAGGCTACAATGGGTGGAATCGGCAATGTCTCTTCCTGGGCAGCTGCATGGCGTGCCGTGTTAAGTCACCTGTTATCTCCTTAA